A window from Candidatus Saccharibacteria bacterium encodes these proteins:
- a CDS encoding methyltransferase domain-containing protein — translation MSESLPKNPEKPNRSNQDAIERLTGSFIGMMVTENPFYTVCANVGIKDIESLKEKRVLDVAAGLSNFGVVAREQGIDVTSMDIGYSNVLHLYARSIETRQKYHGLKSEDTIEDMIKNPSNYVGGNALQMPIKDSRFDVIVCNSFLTSEPGMEPTLVGLVVSEGYRVLKPGGEDVYRYEFIADRRKTRRIKS, via the coding sequence ATGAGTGAGTCCCTGCCCAAAAACCCCGAGAAACCAAATAGGTCGAATCAAGATGCCATCGAACGCCTAACTGGATCATTTATAGGGATGATGGTAACAGAAAATCCCTTTTATACAGTGTGTGCTAATGTTGGTATTAAAGATATAGAATCTTTAAAAGAGAAAAGGGTATTAGATGTAGCAGCTGGGCTCTCGAATTTTGGTGTTGTTGCCCGTGAGCAGGGTATAGATGTAACAAGTATGGATATTGGGTACTCAAACGTTCTTCATTTATATGCTAGATCAATCGAGACACGTCAAAAATATCATGGCCTAAAATCTGAAGATACTATAGAAGATATGATAAAAAACCCTAGTAATTATGTTGGTGGCAACGCCCTACAAATGCCAATAAAAGATAGCCGCTTTGACGTTATTGTTTGTAATTCTTTTCTTACATCTGAGCCTGGAATGGAGCCGACGCTTGTGGGGCTGGTGGTAAGCGAAGGATATAGGGTATTAAAGCCAGGGGGGGAAGATGTATATCGGTATGAATTTATTGCTGACAGGAGAAAGACTAGAAGAATTAAATCCTAA